A genomic segment from Nicotiana tabacum cultivar K326 chromosome 7, ASM71507v2, whole genome shotgun sequence encodes:
- the LOC107813303 gene encoding MADS-box protein SOC1 isoform X1: MVRGKTQMRRIENATSRQVTFSKRRNGLLKKAFELSVLCDAEVGLVIFSPRGKLYEFASSSMQEIIERYKRHSKDKFLPENQAVGYNMQHLKHETASLMKKIELLETSKRKLLGEGLGSCTLEELQQIEKQLERSVSAIRARKMKVFREQMERLKAKGKDLAVENAMLREKFGGLQQRQTSSGEKEGEVICIEGGSDKSDVETELFIGPPDECRIRRPLQN; encoded by the exons ATGGTGAGAGGAAAAACTCAGATGAGGCGTATAGAGAACGCGACAAGCAGGCAAGTCACTTTCTCTAAACGCAGAAACGGTTTGCTAAAAAAAGCATTTGAACTTTCAGTACTATGTGATGCTGAGGTTGGATTAGTTATATTTTCTCCAAGAGGAAAGCTCTATGAATTTGCCAGCTCTAG CATGCAGGAGATAATCGAACGCTATAAGAGGCATTCTAAAGACAAATTTCTACCTGAAAACCAAGCAGTGGGATACAATATGCAG CATTTGAAGCATGAGACAGCAAGTTTGATGAAGAAGATAGAACTTCTTGAAACATCTAAAAG GAAACTCTTGGGAGAAGGTTTAGGGTCCTGTACCCTAGAAGAATTACAGCAAATAGAAAAACAGTTGGAGCGGAGTGTTAGCGCCATCCGGGCGCGAAAG atgAAAGTCTTTAGGGAACAGATGGAAAGATTGAAAGCAAAG GGGAAAGACCTTGCAGTTGAAAATGCAATGCTGAGGGAGAAG TTTGGAGGTCTTCAACAGAGACAAACATCAAGCGGAGAGAAGGAAGGAGAAGTTATTTGTATAGAGGGAGGTAGCGATAAATCGGATGTGGAGACAGAATTGTTTATTGGACCACCTGATGAATGTAGAATAAGGCGTCCCTTACAGAACTGA
- the LOC107813303 gene encoding MADS-box protein SOC1 isoform X3, with protein sequence MVRGKTQMRRIENATSSMQEIIERYKRHSKDKFLPENQAVGYNMQHLKHETASLMKKIELLETSKRKLLGEGLGSCTLEELQQIEKQLERSVSAIRARKMKVFREQMERLKAKGKDLAVENAMLREKFGGLQQRQTSSGEKEGEVICIEGGSDKSDVETELFIGPPDECRIRRPLQN encoded by the exons ATGGTGAGAGGAAAAACTCAGATGAGGCGTATAGAGAACGCGACAAGCAG CATGCAGGAGATAATCGAACGCTATAAGAGGCATTCTAAAGACAAATTTCTACCTGAAAACCAAGCAGTGGGATACAATATGCAG CATTTGAAGCATGAGACAGCAAGTTTGATGAAGAAGATAGAACTTCTTGAAACATCTAAAAG GAAACTCTTGGGAGAAGGTTTAGGGTCCTGTACCCTAGAAGAATTACAGCAAATAGAAAAACAGTTGGAGCGGAGTGTTAGCGCCATCCGGGCGCGAAAG atgAAAGTCTTTAGGGAACAGATGGAAAGATTGAAAGCAAAG GGGAAAGACCTTGCAGTTGAAAATGCAATGCTGAGGGAGAAG TTTGGAGGTCTTCAACAGAGACAAACATCAAGCGGAGAGAAGGAAGGAGAAGTTATTTGTATAGAGGGAGGTAGCGATAAATCGGATGTGGAGACAGAATTGTTTATTGGACCACCTGATGAATGTAGAATAAGGCGTCCCTTACAGAACTGA
- the LOC107813303 gene encoding MADS-box protein SOC1 isoform X2 — protein MVRGKTQMRRIENATSRQVTFSKRRNGLLKKAFELSVLCDAEVGLVIFSPRGKLYEFASSSMQEIIERYKRHSKDKFLPENQAVGYNMQHLKHETASLMKKIELLETSKRKLLGEGLGSCTLEELQQIEKQLERSVSAIRARKFGGLQQRQTSSGEKEGEVICIEGGSDKSDVETELFIGPPDECRIRRPLQN, from the exons ATGGTGAGAGGAAAAACTCAGATGAGGCGTATAGAGAACGCGACAAGCAGGCAAGTCACTTTCTCTAAACGCAGAAACGGTTTGCTAAAAAAAGCATTTGAACTTTCAGTACTATGTGATGCTGAGGTTGGATTAGTTATATTTTCTCCAAGAGGAAAGCTCTATGAATTTGCCAGCTCTAG CATGCAGGAGATAATCGAACGCTATAAGAGGCATTCTAAAGACAAATTTCTACCTGAAAACCAAGCAGTGGGATACAATATGCAG CATTTGAAGCATGAGACAGCAAGTTTGATGAAGAAGATAGAACTTCTTGAAACATCTAAAAG GAAACTCTTGGGAGAAGGTTTAGGGTCCTGTACCCTAGAAGAATTACAGCAAATAGAAAAACAGTTGGAGCGGAGTGTTAGCGCCATCCGGGCGCGAAAG TTTGGAGGTCTTCAACAGAGACAAACATCAAGCGGAGAGAAGGAAGGAGAAGTTATTTGTATAGAGGGAGGTAGCGATAAATCGGATGTGGAGACAGAATTGTTTATTGGACCACCTGATGAATGTAGAATAAGGCGTCCCTTACAGAACTGA